The following proteins are encoded in a genomic region of Bradyrhizobium sp. SK17:
- a CDS encoding transporter substrate-binding domain-containing protein, whose protein sequence is MTQSDDVKMSEDRRDALRYALGIGSGAALAAAMATPAAAQAQADNTLDRIRANKVLRIAVLPGELPYFNKDLATGTWSGFSIEMANDLAKLLDVKLEYVESTYGNSILDLQANKIDLGFALNPTPQRALVVDFTNLVFPHPFGAMLKKGLEAKTWADINKPEVKIAVDVGSANEAVARRFAPNATIKSLKSRDEVMLEMSSGRVDCVVNALVLGLTAIAKNPNLGTYKVLTSPSVTIASGTAVRREQDKRWRDFLSVWIDYNRGIGQMREWFVKGLGLAGVKPEDVPVELNI, encoded by the coding sequence TCAATCCGATGACGTGAAGATGTCCGAAGATCGCCGCGACGCGCTGCGCTACGCGCTCGGGATCGGCAGCGGCGCGGCGCTCGCGGCCGCGATGGCAACGCCGGCCGCGGCGCAGGCGCAAGCCGACAACACGCTGGATCGCATCCGCGCCAACAAGGTGCTGCGGATCGCGGTGCTGCCTGGCGAGTTGCCCTATTTCAACAAGGACCTCGCCACCGGCACCTGGTCCGGCTTCTCGATCGAGATGGCCAACGACCTCGCCAAGCTGCTCGACGTCAAGCTGGAGTATGTCGAATCGACCTATGGCAATTCGATCCTGGATTTGCAGGCCAACAAGATCGATCTCGGCTTCGCGCTCAACCCGACGCCGCAGCGCGCGCTGGTGGTCGATTTCACCAACCTCGTGTTCCCGCATCCGTTCGGCGCGATGCTGAAGAAGGGGCTGGAAGCCAAGACCTGGGCCGACATCAACAAGCCGGAGGTCAAGATCGCGGTCGACGTCGGCTCGGCCAACGAGGCGGTGGCGCGGCGCTTTGCGCCGAACGCCACCATCAAGTCGCTGAAGTCGCGCGACGAGGTGATGCTGGAGATGTCGTCGGGCCGCGTCGATTGCGTGGTCAACGCGCTGGTGCTCGGGCTGACCGCGATCGCCAAGAACCCGAACCTCGGCACCTACAAGGTCCTGACTTCACCGTCGGTGACGATCGCGAGCGGCACGGCGGTGCGGCGCGAGCAGGACAAGCGCTGGCGCGATTTCCTCTCGGTGTGGATCGACTACAACCGCGGCATCGGCCAGATGCGCGAATGGTTCGTCAAGGGCCTCGGACTTGCCGGCGTCAAGCCGGAAGACGTGCCGGTGGAGTTGAATATCTGA
- a CDS encoding SDR family NAD(P)-dependent oxidoreductase, with translation MRVSIVTGGGSGIGAAVARRLAGPDQALMLHGQGAEAAGFARLNAVAEQCRGKGARVEIKTGDLARPGAGTALVEATRAAFGPIDAIVHAAGFADRREFAKLPREALERAFAVMAAAFHEITAAALSDLTRSAQGRVVAVSSFGPHRFVPGATYPGSAAAKAALEVLVKSLAIELAASGSTANAVMPGYTRKDPGLLGALDTATWDRVAKANPMQRLAEPDEVAAVVAFLLSPDAAHVTGATLPVDGGLTLM, from the coding sequence ATGCGCGTTTCAATCGTCACAGGCGGTGGTTCCGGCATCGGCGCGGCGGTTGCGCGCCGGCTTGCCGGCCCCGATCAAGCGCTGATGCTGCACGGCCAGGGCGCCGAGGCCGCCGGCTTTGCGCGGTTGAATGCGGTCGCGGAGCAGTGCCGGGGCAAGGGCGCCAGGGTCGAGATCAAGACCGGAGATCTTGCCAGGCCGGGGGCGGGCACAGCGCTGGTCGAGGCGACGCGTGCCGCGTTCGGACCGATCGACGCGATCGTGCATGCCGCGGGCTTCGCCGACCGCCGCGAATTCGCCAAGCTGCCGCGCGAGGCGCTGGAGCGCGCCTTTGCCGTGATGGCGGCGGCATTTCACGAGATCACGGCGGCCGCGCTGTCCGACCTCACGCGCAGCGCGCAAGGCCGTGTCGTCGCGGTCTCCAGTTTCGGCCCGCATCGTTTCGTGCCCGGCGCGACCTATCCCGGATCGGCGGCGGCGAAGGCCGCGCTCGAAGTGCTGGTGAAATCGCTTGCGATCGAGCTTGCGGCATCCGGCTCGACCGCCAACGCCGTGATGCCCGGCTATACGCGCAAGGATCCCGGCCTGCTCGGCGCGCTCGATACCGCGACCTGGGACCGTGTCGCGAAGGCCAATCCGATGCAGCGGCTGGCCGAGCCCGACGAAGTCGCCGCCGTCGTCGCATTCCTGCTGTCGCCGGACGCTGCCCATGTCACCGGCGCGACGCTGCCGGTCGATGGCGGGCTGACCCTGATGTGA
- a CDS encoding amino acid ABC transporter permease — translation MNYVWDFGILAKYSHLFWLGLGWTIAYTIGTIILGTLIGLIVGMLRLRRIPVIDWLLVAYIELFRCTPLLVQIIWFYYAFPVVIGVNIPAHVAAVSVLSLYGGAFYAEIVRGSIESVPVGQWDAAKALGFRGWRLMRLVILPQALKPMMAPYVNQSVTQLKNTSLVSIIAVPDLVYNATLINADTYRPLEVYTIVALIYFAILFPSTLVARRLERGLTYDKV, via the coding sequence ATGAACTACGTCTGGGATTTCGGGATCCTCGCCAAATACAGCCATCTGTTCTGGCTCGGGCTCGGCTGGACCATCGCCTACACGATCGGCACCATCATCCTCGGGACCCTGATCGGCCTGATCGTCGGCATGCTGCGGCTGCGGCGGATCCCGGTGATCGACTGGCTCCTGGTCGCCTATATCGAATTGTTCCGCTGCACGCCGCTGCTGGTGCAGATCATCTGGTTCTACTACGCGTTTCCGGTGGTGATCGGCGTCAACATCCCGGCGCATGTCGCAGCGGTCAGCGTGCTGTCGCTCTATGGCGGCGCGTTCTATGCCGAGATCGTGCGCGGCTCGATCGAGAGCGTGCCGGTGGGGCAGTGGGATGCTGCGAAGGCGCTTGGCTTTCGCGGCTGGCGGCTGATGCGGCTCGTGATCCTGCCGCAGGCGCTGAAGCCGATGATGGCGCCCTATGTCAACCAGTCGGTGACGCAGCTCAAGAACACCTCGCTGGTCTCGATCATCGCAGTGCCCGATCTGGTCTACAACGCGACGCTGATCAACGCCGACACCTATCGGCCGCTCGAGGTCTACACCATCGTGGCGCTGATCTATTTTGCGATCCTGTTCCCGTCGACGCTGGTGGCGCGGCGGCTGGAGCGTGGCCTGACGTATGACAAGGTGTGA